A single genomic interval of Cucumis sativus cultivar 9930 chromosome 5, Cucumber_9930_V3, whole genome shotgun sequence harbors:
- the LOC101205669 gene encoding putative methylesterase 11, chloroplastic, which yields MGNFCACLAPKSIKKKPNHRLPNPTLPTNSSKRWTRVRSSRKDKPDAALTRDQVLAAAILFQQHQHHNARDPFDRTTSLRYPKSGSKNSNALPRSSSSRARSLTDPLLQPHQLVSENVKPEDIETNHFVLVHGGGFGAWCWYKTIALLEEGGYKATAIDLTGSGVHSFDPNCITSLSQYVQPLTDFLEKLPEGEKVILVGHDFGGACIAYAMELFPFRIAKAIFIAAAMLSNGQNTSDMFSQQAGADDLMQQAQTFSYANGNNHPPTAINLEKSLLRDLFFNQSPAKDVALASVSMRPIPFAPILEKLCLSDLKYGSVRRFYIETPEDNAIPITLQDSMINKSPPQQVFRLKGADHSPFFSKPQALNKLLIEISKIKTPS from the exons ATGGGTAATTTCTGTGCTTGTCTCGCACCCaaatcaataaagaaaaaacccaaCCACCGTCTTCCCAACCCAACTTTGCCTACCAATTCCAGTAAAAGATGGACCCGAGTTCGTTCTTCGAGGAAAGACAAACCCGATGCTGCTCTGACTCGAGACCAAGTTCTTGCCGCCGCGATTCTATTTCAACAGCACCAACACCATAACGCCCGTGACCCTTTTGATCGCACCACTTCGCTTCGATACCCAAAATCTGGGTCGAAGAATAGTAACGCTTTGCCGCGGAGTTCCAGTTCTCGTGCTCGGTCTCTTACCGATCCCCTGCTTCAACCCCATCAGCTTGTTAGCGAG AATGTTAAACCTGAGGATATAGAAACAAAtcattttgttcttgttcatGGTGGTGGCTTTGGTGCATGGTGTTGGTACAAAACCATAGCACTTTTAGAAGAAGGGGGTTACAAAGCTACTGCAATAGATTTAACTGGTTCAGGAGTTCATTCGTTTGATCCAAATTGCATCACTAGTCTTTCGCAATACGTGCAGCCCCTTACTGATTTCCTCGAAAAGCTTCCTGAGGGAGAAAAG GTTATCTTGGTGGGCCATGATTTTGGCGGTGCATGTATAGCTTATGCAATGGAGTTATTTCCTTTTAGGATTGCAAAAGCCATATTTATTGCTGCTGCAATGTTGAGTAATGGGCAGAACACTTCAGACATGTTCTCCCAGCAG GCTGGTGCAGATGATCTAATGCAGCAGGCTCAGACATTTTCATACGCAAATGGGAACAACCATCCTCCAACTGCTATCAACTTAGAAAAATCACTGTTGCGGGacttatttttcaatcaaagtcCTGCCAAG GATGTTGCTCTGGCATCTGTATCAATGAGACCCATACCATTTGCGCCTATTTTGGAAAAGCTGTGCCTTTCCGATTTGAAATATGGATCAGTCAGACGGTTTTACATCGAAACTCCAGAAGACAATGCCATTCCCATCACATTACAAGACAGTATGATAAACAAAAGCCCCCCACAACAGGTGTTTCGGCTAAAAGGGGCAGATCATTCCCCTTTCTTCTCAAAGCCTCAAGCTCTAAACAAGCTATTAATAGAGATCTCAAAGATTAAAACACCATCGTAG
- the LOC101205901 gene encoding eukaryotic translation initiation factor 3 subunit M, whose translation MATVVQTSEEDAALTVVRFASELAWADAGPETAEPQVNRLCVEAQECMVIGRWLDLASLMLTSADLIFSKVSEKDLECVFTIICNLVTKAGSPDESLEMAKLISAKICQQPNDKPALRLKILFNLYNLLENPYSRFHVYMKALDLAFKGKAPEHIIPTLKKIESFLREWNIGIVEQRELFLAISNVLKESKSSANDYFKFLTKYLATFSGEDASTLSEAKEEAVHAIVEFVKAPNMFKCDLLDMPAVGQLEKDAKYSLVYQLLKIFLTQRLDAYMEFQATNSSLLKSYGLVHEDCIAKMRLLSLVDLGSNESARIPYALIKDTLQINDDEVELWVVKAITSKLIDCKMDQMNEVVIVSRCTDRVFGQHQWETLRTKLTTWRGNIANVIGTIRANKIVEDGSQAMQGLAIR comes from the exons ATGGCCACCGTCGTTCAAACCTCCGAGGAAGATGCGGCCCTCACCGTCGTTCGTTTTGCCTCTGAACTTGCTTGGGCCGACGCCGGTCCCGAG actGCTGAGCCACAAGTTAATAGACTCTGCGTTGAAGCCCAAGAATGTATGGTTATCGGAAGATGGTTGGATTTGGCATCTCTAATGCTTACTTCGGCTGacttaatattttcaaaagtgtCTGAAAAAG ATCTTGAGTGTGTATTCACCATTATCTGTAATCTTGTAACAAAAGCTGGAAGTCCAGACGAATCGCTTGAAATGGCAAAGCTTATATCTGCTAAGATCTGCCAACAACCAAATGACAAGCCTGCACTTCGTTTAAAGAT CTTGTTCAATCTGTACAACCTGCTTGAGAATCCATATAGCCGGTTCCATGTTTACATGAAGGCCCTGGATTTGGCTTTTAAGGGGAAGGCCCCTGAACATATAATTccaacattgaaaaaaatcgaGAGTTTCTTGAGAGAGTGGAATATTGGGATTGTAGAGCAGAGAGAACTTTTCCTCGCCATCTCTAATGTTTTGAAAGAAAGTAAGAG TTCTGCAAATGATTATTTCAAGTTCCTTACCAAATATTTGGCCACTTTCTCGGGTGAAGATGCAAGTACCTTGAGTGAAGCTAAGGAAGAAGCTGTTCACGCAATTGTTGAATTTGTGAAGGCACCAAACATGTTTAAG TGTGATTTGTTGGACATGCCTGCTGTAGGACAACTGGAGAAGGATGCCAAATATTCATTGGTTTATCAGCTTCTGAAGATTTTTTTGACCCAGAGATTGGATGCATACATGGAATTTCAAGCTACAAATTCTTCTTTATTGAAAAGCTATG GTCTCGTCCATGAAGATTGCATTGCAAAGATGAGGTTATTGTCATTGGTAGATCTTGGCTCAAATGAATCTGCCCGTATTCCATATGCTCTCATCAAGGACACTCttcag ATCAATGATGATGAGGTCGAACTGTGGGTTGTGAAGGCCATTACTTCCAAATTGATTGATTGCAAAATGGATCAGATGAATGAAGTTGTGATTGTGAG CCGCTGTACTGACCGCGTTTTTGGGCAGCATCAGTGGGAAACACTTAGGACAAAGCTAACTACATGGAGG GGGAATATTGCAAATGTCATTGGCACAATTCGAGCAAACAAAATAGTTGAGGATGGATCACAGGCTATGCAAGGTTTGGCAATTCGTTGA